A window of the Solidesulfovibrio fructosivorans JJ] genome harbors these coding sequences:
- the urtB gene encoding urea ABC transporter permease subunit UrtB, whose protein sequence is MLRFFSQLTVVVVLLAAVAPAARGQGAKAPGLSGLCAGSRTELVAAVDRLGASGAPRDAAVLRALLDYRVGTDAEGRCVMLPGEEGGQAVDLASGLAVPGVDQVEPPLVNNRVRLAVKKAVAQINLADHDPAVRLAAAQELQSSPSESQLVSVEAALAKEKDSQVKAALRTIVAQINLGSPDPARKLRAIGIISDSGDTSLISNLRQLLAAKDDPGAADPRVRQAAKDALSSLQRKAVVVSRLGDLFFGVSLGSVLLLTSLGLAITFGLMGVINMAHGEMLMLGAYATYMVQQSFRAYFPGAVDYYLLAAIPFSFAVPFLVGMALERCIIRFLYKRPLETLLATWGISLGLIQTVRLLFGAQNVEVQNPSWLSGGLEVVSGLTLTYNRLAIIVFTAFVVFLCWFLLNRTTLGLQVRAVTQDRDTAKAMGIYTWKIDMWTFALGSGIAGLGGLALTQVGNVGPELGQGYIVDSFMVVVLGGVGKLIGTVVGALGLGVINKALEPFMGAVLGKIIVLALVIVFIQKRPQGLFAFKGRASD, encoded by the coding sequence ATGTTGCGCTTTTTCTCGCAATTGACCGTGGTTGTTGTCCTTTTGGCCGCGGTCGCCCCGGCCGCGCGGGGGCAGGGGGCCAAAGCTCCGGGATTGTCCGGGCTGTGCGCCGGCAGCCGCACCGAGCTTGTCGCGGCCGTGGATAGGCTCGGCGCATCGGGCGCGCCCCGGGACGCGGCCGTGCTGCGCGCGCTGCTCGACTACCGCGTCGGGACCGACGCCGAGGGCCGTTGCGTCATGCTGCCCGGGGAAGAGGGCGGGCAGGCCGTGGACCTGGCTTCCGGGCTGGCCGTGCCTGGCGTGGACCAGGTGGAGCCGCCGCTCGTCAACAACCGCGTGCGCCTCGCCGTCAAGAAGGCCGTCGCCCAGATCAATCTGGCCGACCATGATCCGGCGGTCCGGCTGGCCGCCGCCCAGGAGTTGCAGTCGTCGCCGTCCGAATCGCAGTTGGTCTCCGTCGAGGCGGCCCTGGCCAAGGAAAAGGATTCCCAGGTCAAGGCGGCGTTGCGCACGATCGTGGCGCAAATCAACCTGGGTAGTCCCGATCCGGCCCGCAAGCTGCGGGCGATCGGCATCATCAGCGATTCCGGCGACACCTCGCTTATTTCCAACCTGCGCCAGCTGTTGGCCGCCAAGGACGATCCGGGCGCGGCCGACCCGCGGGTGCGCCAAGCCGCCAAGGACGCCCTGAGCTCTCTGCAGCGCAAGGCCGTCGTGGTCAGCCGGCTCGGGGACCTCTTTTTCGGGGTGAGCCTCGGCAGCGTCTTGCTGCTGACGTCCCTGGGACTCGCCATCACCTTCGGGCTGATGGGCGTGATCAACATGGCCCACGGCGAGATGCTCATGCTCGGGGCCTACGCCACCTATATGGTGCAGCAGTCCTTTCGGGCCTATTTTCCGGGCGCAGTGGATTATTACCTGCTGGCGGCCATTCCCTTTTCCTTTGCCGTGCCGTTTTTGGTGGGCATGGCCCTGGAACGCTGCATCATCCGGTTTCTCTACAAGCGCCCACTGGAAACCCTGCTCGCCACCTGGGGCATCAGCCTGGGCCTGATCCAGACCGTGCGCCTCCTTTTCGGAGCGCAAAACGTGGAGGTGCAAAATCCCTCCTGGCTTTCCGGCGGCCTGGAGGTCGTTTCCGGCCTGACCCTGACCTACAATCGGCTGGCCATCATCGTTTTTACGGCCTTTGTGGTCTTTTTGTGCTGGTTTTTGCTCAACCGCACGACGCTCGGCCTGCAGGTGCGGGCCGTGACCCAGGATCGCGACACGGCCAAGGCCATGGGCATCTACACCTGGAAGATCGACATGTGGACCTTCGCCCTGGGCTCCGGCATCGCCGGGCTGGGCGGGCTGGCGCTTACCCAGGTCGGCAACGTCGGACCCGAGCTCGGCCAGGGCTACATCGTGGATTCCTTCATGGTGGTGGTCCTTGGCGGCGTGGGCAAGCTCATCGGCACCGTGGTCGGGGCCTTGGGCCTTGGCGTCATCAACAAGGCGCTTGAACCCTTCATGGGCGCGGTGCTCGGTAAGATCATCGTCCTGGCGCTTGTCATCGTCTTCATCCAGAAACGTCCCCAGGGGCTTTTCGCCTTCAAGGGCCGCGCTTCGGACTGA
- the urtA gene encoding urea ABC transporter substrate-binding protein has product MGVRRRILALLSCLAVLAGVLASRPALAEDTIKVGILHSLSGTMAISETSLKDVALMTIDELNAKGGLLGKKIEPVVVDPASNWPLFAEKARELLTKDKVAVVFGCWTSVSRKSVLPVFEELNGLLFYPVQYEGEECSYNVFYTGAAPNQQAIPAVEYLMSKDGGEAKRFVLLGTDYVYPRTTNKILRAFLHSKGVADADIMEVYTPFGHSDYQTIVSNIKKFAAAGKKTCVISTINGDSNVPFYKELANQGVKAEDIPVVAFSVGEEELRGIDTKPLVGHLAAWNYFMSMKNPQNEAFIKKWREYVKKNNLPGGDKRVTNDPMEATYIGINMWAQAVKQAGTTDVNAVRQALMNQQFKAPDGYTVVMDAKNHHLHKPVVIGEIRPDGQFEVVWKTKGPIRAEPWSRFIPDSAKKTADWTYPWVCGNCEKPKY; this is encoded by the coding sequence ATGGGTGTGAGGCGCCGAATTTTGGCTTTGTTGTCTTGCCTGGCCGTTTTGGCCGGTGTGCTGGCCTCGCGTCCGGCACTGGCGGAAGACACCATCAAGGTGGGCATCCTCCATTCGCTGTCCGGCACCATGGCCATCAGCGAGACGTCGCTTAAGGACGTCGCCCTGATGACCATCGACGAACTCAACGCCAAGGGCGGGCTGCTCGGCAAGAAGATCGAGCCCGTGGTGGTCGATCCCGCTTCCAACTGGCCGCTTTTCGCGGAAAAGGCCCGGGAGCTTTTGACCAAGGACAAGGTGGCCGTGGTGTTCGGCTGCTGGACCTCGGTGTCGCGCAAGTCGGTGCTGCCCGTTTTCGAGGAGCTCAACGGGCTGCTGTTCTACCCCGTGCAGTATGAAGGCGAGGAGTGCTCCTACAACGTCTTCTACACCGGCGCGGCCCCCAACCAGCAGGCCATTCCCGCCGTGGAATACCTCATGAGCAAGGACGGCGGCGAGGCCAAGCGTTTCGTCCTGCTCGGCACGGACTACGTCTACCCCCGCACCACCAACAAGATCCTGCGGGCCTTCCTCCATTCCAAGGGCGTGGCCGACGCCGACATCATGGAAGTCTACACGCCGTTTGGCCACAGCGACTACCAGACCATCGTTTCCAACATCAAGAAGTTCGCCGCGGCCGGCAAGAAAACCTGCGTCATTTCGACCATCAACGGCGATTCCAACGTGCCGTTCTACAAGGAACTGGCCAACCAGGGCGTCAAGGCCGAGGACATCCCGGTCGTCGCCTTCTCCGTGGGTGAGGAAGAGCTGCGCGGCATCGACACCAAGCCCCTCGTCGGCCACCTGGCCGCCTGGAACTACTTCATGTCCATGAAGAACCCGCAAAACGAGGCCTTCATCAAGAAGTGGCGGGAATACGTGAAGAAGAACAACCTGCCCGGCGGCGACAAGCGCGTGACCAACGACCCCATGGAAGCCACCTACATCGGCATCAACATGTGGGCCCAGGCCGTCAAGCAGGCCGGCACCACCGACGTGAACGCCGTGCGCCAGGCCCTGATGAACCAGCAGTTCAAGGCCCCCGACGGCTACACCGTGGTCATGGACGCGAAGAACCATCACCTGCACAAGCCCGTGGTCATCGGCGAGATCCGTCCCGACGGCCAGTTCGAGGTGGTCTGGAAGACCAAGGGCCCCATCCGGGCCGAACCCTGGAGCCGCTTCATTCCGGACAGCGCCAAGAAGACGGCGGATTGGACCTATCCGTGGGTGTGCGGCAACTGTGAAAAGCCCAAGTACTAA
- a CDS encoding FadR/GntR family transcriptional regulator: MAGSPQAPDQSAMDALVALIGSGNWAPGQKLPSQRQLAIRLGVSRPTVREALVALETLGRVRIRPGRGIYLAGEATDQSLGEDCRIARADALQRPSRLVQMYQFRYVVEPAVAGLAAQNATAAQLEDLKYLASRMREALERRDGALLSRLNCTLHHQIVEAANNPFFTKSLAPSLSQLIENQQPGVSPVEEAVAEHEALVEALALHAPGAARRAMRRHIAAAAARANIALHLA; encoded by the coding sequence ATGGCCGGCAGCCCGCAGGCCCCCGATCAGAGCGCCATGGACGCGCTCGTGGCCCTGATCGGAAGCGGGAACTGGGCGCCCGGCCAGAAACTGCCCTCCCAGCGCCAGCTCGCCATCCGCCTGGGGGTGAGCCGGCCGACCGTGCGTGAGGCCCTGGTCGCGCTGGAAACCCTGGGCCGCGTACGCATCCGCCCCGGCCGGGGCATTTACCTGGCCGGCGAGGCGACGGACCAATCCTTGGGGGAGGATTGCCGGATCGCGCGGGCCGACGCGCTGCAGCGCCCCTCCCGGCTCGTCCAGATGTACCAGTTCCGCTACGTGGTGGAGCCCGCCGTGGCCGGGCTGGCGGCGCAAAACGCCACCGCCGCCCAGCTCGAGGACCTCAAGTATCTCGCCTCGCGCATGCGCGAGGCCCTCGAGAGGCGGGATGGGGCCTTGCTCTCCCGCCTCAATTGCACGCTGCATCATCAGATCGTCGAAGCCGCCAACAATCCGTTTTTCACCAAGTCCCTGGCCCCGTCCCTTTCCCAGCTGATCGAAAACCAGCAGCCGGGCGTCTCCCCGGTCGAGGAGGCGGTGGCCGAGCATGAAGCCCTGGTCGAGGCCCTGGCGCTCCATGCGCCGGGCGCGGCCCGCCGGGCCATGCGGCGGCACATCGCGGCGGCGGCGGCCCGGGCCAATATCGCCCTGCATCTGGCGTAG
- a CDS encoding peptidoglycan-binding protein: MSRMGQDVIDIGLTRVGQQYVFGAVVPLDNPGWKGPWDCAEFASWCAYQAYGLIFGAGGATRPAKAEPYSGYWHAEAKKSGHVVSWQEALHIPGAALIRAPATGRPGHVAFAVGDGERTLEARGAAFGINIFTGAASRPWTIGCLLPGVDYGTERLAGLTSGSRPRATSLPDIFLWFKTSPIKGAAVVALQKALLGQGLDPGPIDGAFGPMTHAAVLSFQLMRGIEVDGVVGPATARALGLPFPLAEGVEDVRLFNEVVKPKGPCPLTFPPSPDGFDAIAGITQSGKTFSATTASGEKFIIGSITTYTDDMHRTGLFQGNAAIKDSLRFGVYRGRDFVSDFGPWAHFIEPTLLAEGEARFATLNTYDRAAFTFGAPQLAAHTPGRNFVAYFRQLLALPLADRHFPELALRPNSDGKITIHLQSDTGPVDLEEVVMVTRPNGVKEPQLAKLMAYCNTSPTAVDEVELLVAARLMNWLRLDPRAKQLQIAVFLAQAKENLEQAKTKVPGLVGSDWETALWIMDILHQGRGTYAEMRAALASANPKEALRRIGLSRYRTRIVTIAKAVAGLKASGLLDGFTV, encoded by the coding sequence ATGTCGCGGATGGGACAGGATGTCATCGACATCGGTTTGACGCGGGTTGGGCAACAATACGTTTTCGGCGCTGTGGTTCCACTCGATAATCCAGGATGGAAAGGCCCTTGGGATTGCGCCGAGTTTGCGTCCTGGTGCGCCTATCAGGCCTACGGGTTGATTTTCGGAGCGGGGGGCGCGACACGGCCGGCCAAGGCCGAGCCCTATTCCGGGTATTGGCACGCGGAGGCGAAGAAATCAGGACATGTCGTTTCCTGGCAGGAAGCCCTGCATATTCCCGGCGCGGCGTTGATCCGGGCCCCCGCGACGGGCAGGCCCGGCCATGTCGCGTTTGCCGTGGGCGATGGCGAGCGAACGCTGGAAGCGCGCGGCGCGGCGTTTGGCATCAATATCTTCACGGGCGCGGCGTCGCGGCCCTGGACCATTGGCTGCCTCCTGCCCGGGGTCGATTACGGGACGGAGCGCCTTGCCGGGCTGACGTCCGGTTCACGGCCGAGGGCGACGTCCCTTCCGGATATTTTTCTCTGGTTCAAAACGTCGCCCATAAAGGGCGCGGCCGTTGTCGCGCTGCAAAAGGCTCTGCTCGGCCAGGGACTCGATCCAGGGCCGATCGATGGCGCCTTCGGGCCGATGACCCATGCGGCGGTGCTGTCGTTTCAGCTCATGCGGGGGATCGAGGTCGACGGCGTCGTCGGACCGGCGACCGCCCGGGCGCTCGGGCTGCCGTTCCCTCTCGCGGAAGGCGTCGAGGACGTGCGGCTCTTCAACGAGGTCGTCAAACCCAAGGGACCTTGTCCGCTGACGTTTCCGCCATCCCCGGACGGGTTCGACGCGATCGCCGGCATCACGCAGTCGGGCAAGACCTTCTCCGCGACAACGGCGTCGGGCGAGAAGTTCATCATCGGTTCCATAACGACCTATACCGACGACATGCACCGGACCGGCCTGTTTCAGGGGAACGCCGCCATCAAGGACAGCCTGCGCTTCGGTGTCTATCGTGGCCGGGATTTTGTTTCCGACTTCGGGCCATGGGCGCATTTCATCGAGCCCACCCTGTTGGCGGAGGGTGAGGCCCGCTTCGCGACCTTGAACACCTACGATCGCGCCGCCTTTACGTTTGGCGCGCCGCAGCTCGCCGCGCATACGCCAGGGCGGAATTTCGTGGCCTACTTTCGCCAGCTCCTCGCTTTGCCGCTGGCGGACCGGCATTTCCCCGAACTTGCGCTGCGTCCCAACAGCGACGGCAAGATCACGATCCATCTGCAATCGGACACGGGACCGGTCGATCTCGAGGAGGTGGTGATGGTCACCCGTCCCAATGGGGTCAAGGAACCGCAACTCGCGAAGCTGATGGCCTATTGCAACACTTCCCCGACGGCGGTCGACGAGGTGGAACTTCTCGTGGCGGCTCGGCTCATGAACTGGCTGCGGCTCGATCCCCGGGCGAAGCAGTTGCAGATCGCGGTCTTCCTTGCGCAGGCGAAGGAGAATCTGGAACAGGCCAAGACGAAGGTGCCCGGCCTGGTCGGTTCGGATTGGGAAACGGCGCTGTGGATCATGGATATCCTGCATCAGGGGCGGGGCACGTATGCGGAAATGCGCGCCGCGCTCGCCTCGGCCAATCCCAAGGAGGCGCTGCGGCGGATCGGGCTGTCGCGGTACAGGACCCGGATAGTAACCATCGCCAAGGCCGTGGCCGGGCTCAAGGCTTCGGGCCTCCTGGACGGGTTCACGGTGTAA
- the clcA gene encoding H(+)/Cl(-) exchange transporter ClcA: MQETGPHSRWMPRSLRQFEVMNRKLAPIFVVAALTGAATGCIAAALLQSVSLVDAGRAALAGAAETAFGGGAAVSMLLSAAMTVGAVALVRFFAPEAAGSGIQEIEGVLEGMRALRPDRVLPVKLAGGILSLGSGLSLGREGPTIHMGGALGRLLGRLCRQSDPQVLHSLVAAGAAAGLAAAFNAPLAGILFVMEEMRREFHFNFVSFHCVVIAAVVADVMLRLLLDAGPAIAMTVFPVPHVQSLWLFFLFGLLLGGVGVMFNRLLLASLRRVDRAAARWPWLFALAVGAAFGLIAWVYPDLAGGGYHVLHHALTGQVAVPLLVLLFVCRFAGTLFCYATSAPGGIFAPMLALGTLLGMAFGQLAVGLGLTTFPGMFAVAGMGALFAATVRAPLTGMVLIMEMTRNYALTLPLLVTCIASVVTAETLGGRPIYSLLLDRTLRREQDPAASR; encoded by the coding sequence ATGCAGGAAACCGGGCCCCATAGCCGCTGGATGCCGCGCTCCCTGCGGCAGTTCGAGGTCATGAACCGCAAGCTGGCCCCCATCTTTGTGGTGGCGGCGCTCACCGGCGCGGCCACGGGATGCATCGCGGCGGCACTTTTGCAAAGCGTCTCCCTCGTCGACGCCGGCCGGGCGGCGCTTGCCGGCGCGGCCGAAACGGCCTTTGGCGGCGGGGCCGCCGTCTCCATGCTCCTCTCGGCGGCCATGACGGTCGGCGCGGTGGCCCTGGTCCGCTTTTTCGCCCCCGAAGCGGCCGGCAGCGGCATCCAGGAGATCGAAGGCGTCCTTGAAGGCATGCGGGCGTTGCGTCCCGACCGGGTGCTACCGGTGAAGCTTGCCGGCGGCATCCTTTCCCTCGGCAGCGGCCTTTCCCTGGGCCGCGAGGGGCCGACCATCCATATGGGCGGGGCGCTCGGCCGGCTGCTCGGCCGGCTGTGCCGCCAGAGCGACCCGCAAGTGCTGCATTCGCTGGTGGCCGCGGGCGCGGCCGCCGGGCTGGCCGCCGCCTTCAACGCCCCCCTGGCCGGCATTCTTTTCGTGATGGAGGAGATGCGCCGCGAGTTCCACTTCAATTTCGTTTCGTTTCACTGCGTGGTCATCGCCGCCGTGGTCGCGGACGTGATGTTGCGGCTGCTCCTCGACGCCGGCCCGGCCATCGCCATGACGGTCTTCCCCGTGCCCCATGTCCAAAGCCTGTGGCTCTTTTTCCTGTTCGGCCTGCTGCTCGGCGGCGTGGGCGTGATGTTCAACCGCCTGCTTCTGGCCTCGCTCAGGCGGGTGGACCGGGCGGCCGCGCGCTGGCCCTGGCTCTTCGCCCTGGCCGTCGGCGCGGCCTTCGGGCTGATTGCCTGGGTCTATCCCGATCTGGCCGGCGGCGGCTACCACGTGCTCCACCACGCCCTGACCGGACAGGTGGCGGTGCCCTTGCTCGTGCTGCTTTTCGTCTGCCGTTTCGCCGGGACCCTTTTTTGCTACGCGACCAGCGCGCCGGGCGGCATTTTCGCGCCCATGCTGGCGCTTGGCACACTGCTTGGCATGGCCTTCGGCCAGCTCGCCGTGGGGCTCGGGCTGACCACCTTTCCCGGCATGTTCGCCGTGGCCGGCATGGGGGCGCTTTTCGCGGCCACGGTGCGCGCGCCCCTGACCGGCATGGTGCTCATCATGGAAATGACCCGCAATTACGCCCTGACCCTGCCCCTGCTCGTGACCTGCATCGCCTCGGTGGTCACGGCCGAAACCCTGGGCGGCCGGCCGATCTACTCGCTGCTCCTGGACCGCACCCTGCGCCGGGAACAGGACCCGGCGGCGTCCCGATAA
- the urtE gene encoding urea ABC transporter ATP-binding subunit UrtE encodes MLRIEKLSQAYGGSQILWDVDLTLEPGDCVCLMGRNGVGKTTLLKALMGLLPLRSGKILFDGLDLTRLAAPMRARNGIGYVPQGRDIFPRMTVEENLRVGLVGRRDGLRAVPSFIFELFPVLKDMLGRQGGDLSGGQQQQLAIGRALACDPKLMILDEPTEGIQPNIISHICDVISRLNREMGLTVLWVEQKLPIARRLGKTFQLMDKGRIVASGAMAELDDELINKHLKV; translated from the coding sequence GTGTTGCGTATCGAGAAATTGTCCCAGGCCTACGGCGGCAGCCAGATCCTCTGGGATGTCGACCTGACCCTGGAGCCCGGCGACTGCGTGTGCCTCATGGGCCGAAACGGCGTGGGCAAGACCACGCTGCTCAAGGCGCTGATGGGGCTTTTGCCCCTGCGTTCCGGGAAAATCCTGTTCGACGGCCTGGACCTCACCCGGCTTGCGGCGCCCATGCGGGCCCGAAACGGCATCGGCTACGTGCCCCAGGGCCGGGACATCTTCCCGCGCATGACCGTGGAGGAGAACCTGCGGGTGGGGCTGGTCGGCCGCCGCGACGGCCTGCGCGCCGTGCCGTCCTTCATTTTCGAACTCTTCCCGGTCCTAAAGGACATGCTCGGCCGCCAGGGCGGCGACCTGTCCGGCGGCCAGCAGCAGCAGCTGGCTATCGGCCGGGCCCTGGCCTGCGATCCCAAGCTCATGATCCTGGACGAGCCCACCGAAGGCATCCAGCCAAACATCATCAGCCATATCTGCGACGTCATCTCCAGGCTCAACCGGGAAATGGGCTTGACCGTGCTGTGGGTGGAGCAGAAACTCCCCATCGCCCGACGACTCGGCAAGACCTTCCAGCTCATGGACAAGGGCCGCATCGTGGCCTCGGGAGCCATGGCCGAACTGGACGACGAACTGATCAACAAGCATCTCAAGGTGTAG
- the urtD gene encoding urea ABC transporter ATP-binding protein UrtD, whose product MKSVSSASYAKPEAVVSDSGVILYVENVSVSFDGFNALTDLSLCVDEGCLHCIIGPNGAGKTTLLDIITGKTRPTAGRVVLGQNLVLTDLSEWEIARMGVGRKFQKPTVFENLTLDENLELAFACDKGVRPTLFAKKTKALREATDETLETIGLAAERRRPAGLLSHGQKQWLEIGMLLMQAPRVLLLDEPAAGMTPHELDVSVALLKSLAGRHTVVVIEHDMEFVRAIAQRVTVLHEGRVLAEGNMDFVQHDPRVVEVYLGA is encoded by the coding sequence ATGAAAAGCGTCAGCTCGGCCAGTTACGCCAAGCCCGAGGCGGTGGTTTCGGATTCGGGCGTCATTTTGTACGTGGAAAACGTCAGCGTCAGCTTCGACGGCTTTAACGCCCTGACCGACCTGTCGCTGTGCGTGGACGAGGGGTGCCTGCACTGCATCATCGGTCCCAACGGGGCCGGCAAGACCACCCTGCTCGATATCATCACCGGCAAGACCAGGCCCACGGCCGGCCGGGTGGTGCTGGGGCAGAATCTAGTGCTCACGGATCTAAGTGAATGGGAAATCGCCCGCATGGGCGTGGGGCGCAAGTTTCAAAAGCCCACGGTCTTCGAAAACCTCACCCTCGACGAAAACCTGGAGCTGGCCTTCGCCTGCGACAAGGGGGTGCGCCCCACGCTTTTCGCCAAAAAGACCAAGGCGCTGCGCGAGGCCACCGACGAGACCCTGGAGACCATCGGCCTTGCCGCCGAGCGCCGTCGTCCGGCTGGGCTCCTGTCCCACGGTCAGAAGCAGTGGTTGGAAATCGGGATGCTGCTCATGCAGGCCCCCCGGGTGCTGCTTCTGGACGAGCCGGCCGCCGGCATGACGCCGCACGAGCTGGACGTGTCCGTGGCGTTGCTCAAATCCCTGGCCGGCCGGCACACGGTGGTGGTCATCGAACACGATATGGAATTCGTGCGGGCCATCGCCCAGCGCGTCACCGTGCTCCACGAGGGCCGGGTGCTGGCCGAGGGCAACATGGATTTCGTCCAACACGACCCGCGCGTGGTCGAAGTCTACCTGGGGGCCTGA
- the urtC gene encoding urea ABC transporter permease subunit UrtC, with translation MFRQLWNLQSRTAWTVTFVLAALVFVVAPVLNLAVPEGAALHLPNYMVQLLGKFLCFAILALALDLVWGYTGILSLGHALFFALGGYAMGMYLMRAMAGEGVYRSKLPDFMVFLDWKELPWFWLGFDHFWFALLVILIVPALLAFVFGFFAFRSRIKGVYFSIITQALTYAAMLLFFRNNTGFGGNNGLTDFKRLLGFSLAEPATKTGLFLCSGLVLLLFYLLCRAVTASKLGRVLTAVRDAESRVMFLGYDPLRYKLFVWTLSAFMCAVAGALYVPQVGIINPSEMAPANSIEIAIWVALGGRGTLAGPLLGAFAVNGAKSIFTAVAPDLWLFVLSAIFILATLFLPRGLLGLLTAGRKKPVDDGGGDAASGEEARA, from the coding sequence ATGTTTCGCCAATTGTGGAATCTGCAGTCCCGTACGGCCTGGACCGTCACTTTCGTCCTGGCGGCGCTGGTCTTCGTGGTCGCGCCGGTGCTCAATCTCGCCGTGCCGGAAGGCGCGGCGCTGCACCTGCCCAACTATATGGTCCAGCTTCTGGGAAAATTCCTGTGTTTCGCCATCCTGGCTTTGGCCCTCGATCTCGTCTGGGGCTATACCGGCATCCTGAGCCTCGGCCATGCCCTCTTTTTCGCCCTCGGCGGCTACGCCATGGGCATGTATCTTATGCGGGCCATGGCCGGGGAGGGTGTCTACCGCTCGAAGCTTCCGGACTTCATGGTCTTTTTGGACTGGAAGGAGTTGCCCTGGTTCTGGCTCGGCTTTGACCATTTCTGGTTCGCCTTGCTGGTCATTTTGATCGTCCCGGCCCTTCTGGCGTTTGTCTTCGGCTTTTTCGCCTTTCGTTCGCGCATCAAGGGCGTGTACTTCTCGATCATCACCCAGGCGCTCACCTATGCGGCCATGTTGCTTTTTTTCCGCAACAACACCGGGTTCGGCGGCAACAACGGCCTGACCGACTTCAAGCGGCTGCTCGGCTTTTCCCTGGCCGAGCCGGCCACCAAGACCGGGCTTTTCCTCTGTTCGGGGCTGGTGTTGCTGCTTTTTTACCTGCTGTGCCGGGCGGTGACAGCCTCCAAGCTCGGCCGGGTGCTGACCGCCGTGCGCGACGCCGAGTCCCGGGTGATGTTTCTCGGCTACGATCCCCTGCGCTACAAGCTCTTCGTCTGGACGCTCTCGGCCTTCATGTGCGCCGTGGCCGGGGCGCTCTACGTGCCCCAGGTCGGCATCATCAACCCCAGCGAGATGGCCCCGGCCAACTCCATCGAAATCGCCATATGGGTGGCCCTCGGCGGCCGGGGAACCCTTGCCGGACCGCTTCTTGGCGCGTTCGCCGTCAACGGGGCCAAGAGCATTTTCACGGCCGTGGCCCCGGATTTGTGGCTGTTCGTGCTGAGCGCCATCTTCATTTTGGCCACGCTCTTTTTGCCGCGCGGCCTGCTGGGGCTTTTGACGGCCGGGCGTAAAAAGCCCGTCGATGACGGGGGCGGCGACGCCGCTTCCGGTGAGGAGGCCAGGGCATGA